The sequence GATAACATATTTCCCCTTTTCATCCATTACAACAACCGCCGGATCTTCCGCCTTGCTCTTTAAAAGCGGGGCAATGGTGCGCACAACAATGCCTGCAGCCATGATAAAAATCAGGCCGTCATATTTTTGAAAGGCATACCGGACATGCTTCTTAAAATTCTTGGAATTGATAAAAATATCGGCGTCTTCAATCTTTTGCGAAAGATTTTTAGCGAGTTTTATGCCGTTTTTTGTAAGGGAAAAGATTGCAAGATTCATATTGAGAAAATTCAGTCATTTAATTCTTTCAAGAAAATCTCTTGCAGTCATTACAGTTACTATACTTTTTATTTCATCAGTAAAGAAATGAGAATCTCCAGTCAAAAAACAATCGGGCTTGGAATAAAGCACGGCTGCAAGGATGGGAATATCTTTCTTGTGTTTTATCAGAATCTCAGCATCTTTCATCTTATGGCTGTATTTTATCCACGGGATGACCGTAATATCGCTCAGCGCTTTTTCCGTTTCAGCAAGGGCGATTTCAAAAGTTCTTTCTTTCAGATATTTGAGTTTCTTACTTACCACCTTTTTTAATTCATCAATGACATCCTCGCTTGTTACAAGGTCTAATTAGACCAAGTCTAAAATCATGGATTCGTTGCCGTCAAAAAAGACTCCTGACAATAGTATGTTTGTATCTACAAAGACCTTGTATCTCATCTGCGCATCTTTACAAGTTCTTTTAATATCGCTGCTTCTGATATGCCTTCTTTTTTCATCAGCCATCTAAGGAATGTTCTGCTCTTTTTGGCATACGTCTTTTTGAGCGCTGAAACAATAGCCTCTGCCTCATCAACAAATACTCCCAGCTTTATCTCCTCGTTAATATTCCTGTAAATGTCTTCCGGAACCTGAGCTACAATTTTAGGCATTTTACACCTCCTTGTTCTTTAAACAATCCAATGATAACAGAAAGCACACTGCTTTGCAAAAACATTACCGGACAGAATTGTCCAATAAAGAGCATGGAAAGGCGAAGATCATCCTGAATTGAAAAAATGGGCCGATGCATTCGTCAGACGGATTAGAAAGCCTTCTCAATCCCCTTGACAATCTCCACGACTCTGCCAACGGAAAATAAAAACAGCTTTTCTCCCTTTTCCCTTGTCGCCTTTGACGGATTCCCCCACACGCCGCCCTTCCAGTATTTGACCTTGTCTTTTACAAGAAATGGCGCTGAAAACTTTGGATACTCCTCTTTTGCCCTGTCTTTTACGAGGTTCGGCACAAGATATAAAATCCGCGATGTCTCTATCTCACCTGCATGGCCGTCATCTTTTGTCTCAACAAACTTATCGCTCTCTTTCCTTATCATGTCATATTCGGATATGACTGCAATTTTAATATCATCAATTTCATCTATCATATCTTCACCGGCCTCTCTCAAAGCGGACATGTGAATATTACCCGCATGACCCGAAATCAGAATAAAATTCCGCAATCCCTTAGCGTATCCTGATTTTATAATATCCCTTGTTATCACCCTCAAACTATTTGCCGATATGCCGATGCTTCCGGCATGATTTCTTGTTGATGTCAAAACCCCGTAATGAAGCGGCGGGGCTACAAAAACCGGCATCTTCTCAGCCACCTTCTTAACCACCTCATACACCTGGATCGTGTCGGTAGAGAGGGGTAGATGGCTTCCATGCTCTTCTATTGTGCCGAATGGGATAATGATGGTTTTTGTCCTCTTCAATCCCTTTTTAAAATCAGTCATCGTGATATTTTCCAGAAGCATTTAATCATCTCCTCGTAATTTTTCTTTCTTTCTGTAACCATGTTCGAAATTTTTATCATAGAGTTTTGACCTTCGTCCCTTGCCCCTTGCCCCTTGTCCCAATGTTTTTCCCACAATTATCATTGCCTGTCTCGCAATTTTTGCCTTTTTAACTTTTGCGGCAATATCTTTCAGTGTCCCTCTTACAATCTTTTCATCTTTCCATGCAGCCCTGTAAACAACGGCAACGGGTGTGTCTTCGGGATAACCTTGCCTCAATTCTTCAACCACTTTCTCAATCATTCCAACGCTTAGAAATATGCACATGGTTGCCTGATGTCCGGCAAGTTCCGCAAGCCCCTCTCTTTCCGGCACAGCCGTATTGCCCTCGAGCCTTGTAAATATAACTGTCTGGGTAACCTCCGGCATGGTAAGCTCCTGTTTCAGAGCAGCAGCCGAGGCAAAGGCAGAGCTTACTCCGGGTATAACCTCGTAGGGAATCTCCGCACGTTCCAGAATGTCAGCCTGTTCGCGAAGGGCGCTGTATAACGTGGGATCGCCTGTGTGAAGCCTTGCAACCTTTTTGCCATTGTTTGCCGCTTCCTTCATAATTTTCATAATTTGTTCCAGTGTCATGGAGGCGCTGTTATATAAGGCCGCCTCTTTTTTTGCATATTGCAAAACCTTCTCATTGACGAGAGAACCGGCATAAATCACTACATCAGCCTCTTCCAGAAGCCTCTTGCCCTTGACTGTGATAAGCTCAGGATCGCCGGGGCCTGAGCCTATGAAGAAGACCGTCTCACATTTTTTCATATTCAACTCCTATTCCGGCCATATATGAAATCTTCGCCTGCCCCCAATGCGGTATGTATGAAAATCCCTTTTATCCAGAGTGAACACATCATCTATATCCGCTTCCTCTGCAAGGGCAACAAGGGTTGCGTCGGCAAAATCCATCGGCACATCGTTATATTTCTCCATCAAGATAATACACCTTGCAAGACTTTCAGGAGACTGTGGCACAAGGGTTGCGCCGTCATGCAGGATGAAATCAATACAGGCTCTCTGCGCCTTTACCGATGGGCAGAGAAGGTAGATGGCTTCGGTAAGCACCGGCTCTGTGGCAAATAATCTTCCTTGAAAGCCTTTCAAGAATTCCACACAGCTATTATGATTTCTCTCGCTTTTGTCCAGGAGGGCGACAAATGCTCAGGTATCCAGTAAAAGGCTACGCACGACGTTTAATCCGCTCTATGAGGTATTTGTGATGAGATTCACCAAGGTCAGGCAAGCCGCTGGCAACGCTACCTATCAGGTCTTTGACCTGTTCGTAGGGCATGACTTGCTTTTCTCCTTCCCCTCCGCGAACAAATCTCTCCAACGCCATTCTAACAATATCCGACCGTTTCAAATGAAGCCTTCTGGCCATACTGTAAACCTCTCTGCTTAAATCGCCTGGCAGTCTTACGGTTATCTGCGTAATCATACCCATCGCCTCCTTGCAATATAATATACTGCATTGCATTGCAATAATCAAAAGCTATTTATACAGCAACCAGCATAAATAAGTTGCAATTTTCGTAGTGCGTTCCATAAGAGTGGGCATAGGGTATGGGGAGTATTAAAGACATGAGGTTTTGGCCACCTTCCACCTCTGTTTAAGACATAAGGCATTAAGAAAAGATGCGCTATTCAATTAATCTTTTTTCTTGAAGATCTTGGGGTCGCAGGAGATATATTTTATCTGCTTCATAGGCACCATTATGGCCCCTGATAAAGATTCTATCTCCAGGGCATCTAATTCATCGTTGATATGATGCCTCGTTGTATCCTTTACAAGCAACTCCTGATTATCAGTAAAAACTACCTTTATCCAGTATTCCATAGAAGCTCTCCTTTACAGTATTAGTTTATTTCCGGCAGCGGTATCCCTTCGAATACCTTTGATTTTGGGTTAAAGACATAATCCTCTACATAGTTTTTCAGGTCTCCGTTTTTAATAAGCTGTCTGTTGGCAAACTTTGTATTGATATCCGGGATTAACTTGACCCTGCACCTGACCTTTGATTTGAAGTCTTCAAAATCTACCCCGCAGATGTCACTGTATCCTCCCCTCCCCCCTTCTATAATACACTTTGGCATATAGATTTCTTTTTCATTTGAGAGCCTCTTTTCTATATCTGCAAAGGTCAAAAGTGAGGTGCAATCGGTATCGCCGCCAAGGGTAGTATTCGGGACATAGAGATATCGCGCCCTCTTCTTCCGATACATGGTCAGAATCTTGTATATGCTCTTCGAAACCACAAGTGTATCTTTCTTATCAATACCCAGCGAATCAAAGTGCTTTACAATAATCCTCCTGTTCAAGAAGACGGTTATATATGCCTCTGTATGTATGGTTGCCTTGTTTGGAAGATTTAGGTCATATATCGTCCTGGCCTCTCCGGGGAGCGCCCTTTTGCCCTGCCTCATAAGAGAAACCGTATTATCATCCATCCCTTTCAGAGGCGTCATGCAGCCCATCCATAGAACACAGTTTTTATTGATATTTGATATGGTTAACGCATCAACAGCCATTGTCTGGGGTCCGAATGAATAAAAATCAGCAGATGTAACGGCAGGGCCGTCTAATATCTTTAATACCTGTTTCACTGTAGGGCCGTTGGGCATAAGAAAATCCCTGTGCCTGCTTAGTGTGTTTACGGACAGCTCGAAATTCATCCTTCCTTTATATGTCTCTGCCAGTTTATGAATCCTGGGGACATGTACAAATCCTACCGTAAAGATAGTTACATTCTTATCCGTATATTTTAAGAAATCCTCCAGCCAGTCCATTGCATTGGGGTGCAGAAACAGGTCGGTCCAGACCATATATTCATTCCCGCCCCAGACCCAATATTCATCAGCCTTCGATGGAATTTTATTTATATAGCTTAGTATATATTCCCAATCCTCCTGTGTGGTCTTTGGTATATTATCAACGGAACGATACGAGTGTTCTTTTTCATAACAGAAGGTGCACATAACCGAACAGGGCTTGCCAAGGCTGAGAGGGACCTTTCTGGCATGCATCTCCCTCCTGAGGGTGGGATAATAGATTTTTTCTCCTGGTTGAGATAACTCCTGATTGATGGAAATTGCTTCGCCCATATCTCCTCTTTACAGTCTTCTGTAAATGATTATACTACACTATGTCCTTATTCTGTTGCAAGGGGGAGGGTATCTTAATGCTATTTATCGGCTTAATCATTTCTTCACAATCAACAAAGAAAAATAATCCGATGTCTTCCCTTTCAAGCTGTTTAAATCCCTGACTACCCTCCCTTCAGGCCAACCTGCCCTTTCAATAAAAACCGCTGTTGCCTCTTACCCCCTCAAAGTTTCTGCTTGCATAATATATAAAAACTTATATAATACAAAACGAGAATATGAAACCTCTAAACTTCATAGGCTCAAGTTTGGATGACCTCCGCAACTTCCCGGATGAAGCTCGAAAAGCCGCGGGCTTTGAATTGTATTCCGTACAATGCGGATTTGAGCCGACCAATTGGAAACCTATGCCAAGCATAGGAAGCGGGGTCAAGGAAATCCGAATTCATGTCCTGGGAGAATGGCGCATTATTTACGTGGCGAAATTAGAGGATGCGGTACATGTGCTCCATTCGTTTCAAAAGAAGAGCCAAAAAACGAATCAACACGATATTGAATTAGCTCGTAAGCGATTCAAACAAATTGGAGGGTAACATTATGAAAGAACCTATTATCAAATCTTCAGGCAACGTATTTCTTGATCTCGGCTTTCCCCCTGAGGAAGCCGCAATTCTTCAGATGCGTTCTAATATCATGGCTGATCTTCGGAAGGTCATCAAGAACAAAAAAATGACACAAGCAAAAGCGGCTGAGATTCTTGGTGTTAGTCAGTCCAGGGTCTCTGATCTAATAAGAGGGAAATGGGAAAAGTTCAGCTTGGAAATGCTCATCGCGCTCGCAACAAAGGCTGGGCTGCGTATAAGCCTTAAAATGGCCGCATAGACATGAGTTAACAAGTCTCTCCACGCCGATTGCTACTTGGCCTCTGAGCACATCGTTAGGGCAAGTACATCCGCTACTGTAAGTGCAGTGCGACAACTTGTCGGTTTCCCCAAAAAGTAAATGCTATTTATTGGCTTATTCATTTCTTTATAATCACAAGGGAAAAATAATCCAATTTCATCTCCCTTAAGCTGTCTAAATTTCTTATTACCGTCTCTTCCGGCCACCCTGCCCTTGAGACAAAAACCGCCCTGTTTTTTAAATGAAGCTCGTCAAGAATCTTCAACACCTTTTCCATAACCTTGTTCACCTTTATCAGAATAACAGTATCAAAGTTTTTTATCATCTCCTTTAATCCATCTCCTTCATAAGTAGCCGGAATAACCGCAACCCTTTCATCCGCCTCTGCTATGGGTAAAAGCGCACTGCCTGCTGCGGCATTGATAGAAGAAACGCCGGGAATGATTTTAATTGCAATATCAGGCAGAAGATCCGCAACCAATGGAATCAGGTAACTAAAGGTGCTGTAAAAGAGCGGATCGCCGATGGTGATACAGGCAATATCCTGTCCCTGCTTCAGTCGTTCACACACTAAAAATGCGGCGTCTTTTCTGGCCTTTGCCAGAATCCCTTTATCCTTTGTCATGGGCAGAAGAAGTTCCAGAATCTCTTTATCCTTCAAATCAACTGCCTTTTCAATCACAGACAACGCCATGCTGTCGGCGTCTCCCTTTGATTTTGGAATCGCAATCACCTTTGTCCCGCTCAAAACCCTTACAGCCTTGAGCGTCAGCAGTTCCGGATCACCCGGGCCAACGCCGACGCCGTACAAAACGCCAAGGGGGAGTTTGGAGACACTCACGGTTTTTCTCCGACTATAATAAAGACAGGGTTATGCGCATTAAATAAATGGGAATCCGCAACATCTTTTGTCTTTGCAATATTTACAGAAACGGTTTCCATATTCCATCCTGAAGTTTCAAAGAAATGAGCGGCGGCTGCCAGCGTCTCAATGGTTATTGCATTGACCACTATCCTTCCGTATCGTTTTATCCGTTTAGAGCAAACCTCAAGAATTTTACCGATATCCCTTCCACCGCCGCCAATAAATACAGCATCCGGTACCGGCAGATTTTTAAAACCGTCAGGCGCCTTTTTGCGGATAATCTCAAGATTGGCGGTTTTAAATTTGTTCTTATTCTTCTCAATATGGATTACCCTTTCCTTTTCTTTTTCAACGGCAAAAACCTTCCCGTCTTTGGCCAGCATTGCAGCCTCTATAGATAAAGAGCCGGAGCCTGCGCCGATGTCCCATAAGATACTGTCGGCCTTCAATTTTAATTTTGCCAGACTGATTACCCTAATCTCCTCTTTTGTTATCATGCCTTTTGAGTGGGAAAATTCAGTATCGGGAATGCCGAAACTACCGGGGCAAGAAAGATTTTGACTCCTGACCCCTGACACCTGACCCATTAGCAGCATCATTACATTCAACGGCGAAAAACTTTTTTTTGCAATCCGGCCTAAAGTCCCTTCTGTAATCTTTTCGTTATCAGTTCCTAAATCCTCACATACATAGACTTTATAATCCTTTATGCCTTTATCAATCAGAGCCCTTGCAATCTTTGAAGGGGTATTGTCGGGGTCTGTAAATATCCCCACTTTATTGTGGCATGCTATCTCATCAATTATATCTTTTTGACTCCTGACTTTTCCCCTCCCATGCAGGCTGAAAAACCTGGCATCATTCCAGTTCTCTTTTATCTTCGCAAAAGCATACTGCATTGTGCTTACATTGGGGATTATTTCAACCGCATCTTTGCCGAGCCTTTTTATGATAAAATCAGCTATGCCAAAAAAGTTCGGATCGCCGGATGCGAGAACGACAGCGGATTTTGGATTTCGGATTTTGGATTTCGGATTTAAAATCTTTGCAACTTCATCCAGGTTAGAACCTATAACCACTTTTTCCCTTTTAAATTCAGGGAAACAGGCAAGGTGACGTCTGCCGCCGATAAGCATACCTGCGCCTTCAATCAGTTTTAACGCCCTTCGTGAAAGGCTGGTTCTGCCTTCAACACCAATGCCTATAATATAAATCATACCCTTTCAACCACCTCATTATTATACCCCATCAACATACACCCTATATCCACTGTGCTATCAACAATCTTTTTGGCATTGGATTGCGTCTTTTTGCAAACTATTTTTAAAACATTTTCCAAACCTTGTTCCTTCAAAATAAAAAACACCTGCCGCGCTGTGTTTGCGCTCTTTATTGTTTCAATGATATCCTCTTTTGCCCCCGCATCTTTTACAAGACTGGCGATAAACTCAAGCTCTACACTTGAATCAGAGCAGTGTGTTTCAAAATGTCCGGCAGCAAGTTTGCTGAACTTGCCGAATTGCCCTGCAATAGTAACTTTTCTGACCCCTGACCCCTGACCCCTGACCCCTATCTTTTTTAACGCAAACCCCATATGGTCGCCAACCAGTATGAAGGTCTCCTCCGGTAATTTTAACTCCTTCTCAGCCACCTTCTCACTGCTCCGGCCTGTTGAAAAAACAATTTCTTTACAACCCGATGCCATCGCAACATCAATGGCGCATGTTATGGAATTACGATAGGCGGATAATGATACCGGTTCAACAATCCCGGTTGTACCTAAAATAGAAATCCCGCCGATTATTCCAAGGCGGGCACTCATGGTCTTTTTTGCTATCTCCTCGCCGTTTGGAACTGAAATGATAATTTGGAAGTGGGAAGCGGGAAGTGGGAAGTGCATTAAAACATCTCTTATAGCATCCTCTATCATCTTTCGTGGCACAGGGTTTATTGCAGGCTCGCCGACTTTAACTGCAAGTCCTGGCTTGGTAACGATGCCTATACCACTCCCGCCGTAAACTGTAAACTGTGAGCTGTTAATTGTGAACTGAAAAGCTCTTTTAAAATTTGAAATTTGAAATTTGAAATTTGAAATTGCCGAAGTGGCTACTTCGGCCACTATCTCCGCCCCGTTTGTCACATCAGGGTCATCGCCGGCGTCTTTTATAATGGAAGCCGCTGCACTGTCTTTTTCTATCTTGCACCTGTGAACAGGCAATTTAACAGTTTGGCCGAGCGGCAAGGTTATCTGAACCTCTTTGACTTTTTTCCCTGTCAAAAAGGCAATGGCCGCTGCCTTGCCAGCAGCGGCCGCACATGCGCCTGTTGTATAGCCCTTTCTTAAACACTTCTTCTGTTTATCTTCCACAATGTCCCTAAAATACATCCCATAATAAGGGCCAGAATAAATCCCTGAATAGATTGGGCTGTTTCAGGGTGATACCTCTCCGGCTCAATTGATGAAAGAAGAGTTCCGCCGCCTCTCAGTATTATCCATAAAACCAATGAAACCATAACTGCCTTAATGAAAATATTCTCAAAAGGCAGCCTTTCTTTCAACAGGCTCAAAAAACCGCTGACAATGATGCCAAAAATAGCCCCTCCGGCTGCAAAGATAATCAAGAGATGCAGCAGGGTATTCTCAAATGGGAATGCACCAGTAACAGCATTGACAACCAATGCAATCCAGCCCCAAACTATCCCAGCAATGGCGCCAAGCATAATGCCTTTTTTCCAATCAACATGCTCCATAGACACCTCCCTTTGAAGAATAGGTTAAGGCTGAGGTTTAGGTTGAGAAAAGACAAATCTTAGTTTTTCCTCAACCTTGACCTTAACCTCAAACTGTTTTAAATCAATGGCACGCCATTCCGATAACATGCCTGAAATCATGAAACGCATCATGCACGCCCGGCGCAACAGAATCCATGCCGTATGCAATGACTACCATTGCAAACGCAAATGACACAATCACTAGCGCCGGCAGCAGTGTTCCCAGCAAGCCGCTTTCTCTGTTTATTACTCTTTCCATAATATTAGCCCTCCTTTCATGGTTTTTTATTTACTAAAGAGTTTATATCAAAACACGTGCCTTTCACCCTCCCCTTAATCCCCTCCCGTCAAGGGAGGGGAACTGTAAAGAGTCTCCTCTCCCCTTGCGGGAGAGGGAAAGGGTGAGGGGTGCTTTCTAAAAAAATGTCTGAAGCCTGATTCCATATATAAATAATTTGGCTGCATTGGCGTCGCCGCCGGGATTCATCACATACTGTATGTCAGGGGAGATATGGAATCCCTTGTTTTGTTGGGCATCGGCAACCGATATATTATAATAAAGCTCCAGATAATGCTCTGCGCCTGACTCAAAATCAGGGGAAACACTCTTTTTGTAATCTTTATAGTCTTTGCCCATCAGGGTCATGCCATAGCCAAGTCCTATCGTATCATTTTCCCTGCCAAATATCTCACCTGTAATATTTACTCCACCGCTGATATGCCTGTCAAACTGGGCGACCTTTTCTCTCTGAATGCCTGCCCTGAGCCACACACCCACCGCATCGGTAATAGTCTGATCCATGCTTAATCCAGCGCCCTTGTTTTCTGCCTTCAATAGATTTGCATCATTGGGATTTGCGCTATTTATTACAGAATCACGGCCCTGCCTGTTCCAGTAATAAATCCTGTAATTCCCTTCCCTGTCCGCAGGTTTGAGTTTAAAATTTACCTCAGCAATATAAAAGGATTTATCAAACATATCCACATAGTCGCCATTGCCTTCAAATACGCCAAGGGTAATATCCATGCTTTCAGCAGGCCCGTAAGTCAGCCTGATGCCCGGACTGTAGAAATCAGCAGAGCCGCCAAATTCAATTATTGGGTTATTTACAAATAAGTTGGCAAGAAACTGAGTCCTTTCATTATTTGCAAATTCATTAGCGTCAAAATAGCCTGTAATGTCAAGCTGGCCTATGGAGGCCGCAAGGTTTTGGGCTATGTTGTGCTCATAATAAAACTGCGTAACATGCGCATGGTCATTGTTAAAGGATTCAATATCAGCGTTCGCGCCTGTAGTATTTCCGTTAGGTGAAGTAAAAAATGCCGGCAAATTTTGCAGTCCCGGCC is a genomic window of Deltaproteobacteria bacterium containing:
- a CDS encoding radical SAM protein; the protein is MGEAISINQELSQPGEKIYYPTLRREMHARKVPLSLGKPCSVMCTFCYEKEHSYRSVDNIPKTTQEDWEYILSYINKIPSKADEYWVWGGNEYMVWTDLFLHPNAMDWLEDFLKYTDKNVTIFTVGFVHVPRIHKLAETYKGRMNFELSVNTLSRHRDFLMPNGPTVKQVLKILDGPAVTSADFYSFGPQTMAVDALTISNINKNCVLWMGCMTPLKGMDDNTVSLMRQGKRALPGEARTIYDLNLPNKATIHTEAYITVFLNRRIIVKHFDSLGIDKKDTLVVSKSIYKILTMYRKKRARYLYVPNTTLGGDTDCTSLLTFADIEKRLSNEKEIYMPKCIIEGGRGGYSDICGVDFEDFKSKVRCRVKLIPDINTKFANRQLIKNGDLKNYVEDYVFNPKSKVFEGIPLPEIN
- a CDS encoding type II toxin-antitoxin system RelE/ParE family toxin, which codes for MKPLNFIGSSLDDLRNFPDEARKAAGFELYSVQCGFEPTNWKPMPSIGSGVKEIRIHVLGEWRIIYVAKLEDAVHVLHSFQKKSQKTNQHDIELARKRFKQIGG
- a CDS encoding CbtB-domain containing protein; amino-acid sequence: MERVINRESGLLGTLLPALVIVSFAFAMVVIAYGMDSVAPGVHDAFHDFRHVIGMACH
- a CDS encoding creatininase family protein, which encodes MLLENITMTDFKKGLKRTKTIIIPFGTIEEHGSHLPLSTDTIQVYEVVKKVAEKMPVFVAPPLHYGVLTSTRNHAGSIGISANSLRVITRDIIKSGYAKGLRNFILISGHAGNIHMSALREAGEDMIDEIDDIKIAVISEYDMIRKESDKFVETKDDGHAGEIETSRILYLVPNLVKDRAKEEYPKFSAPFLVKDKVKYWKGGVWGNPSKATREKGEKLFLFSVGRVVEIVKGIEKAF
- the cobM gene encoding precorrin-4 C(11)-methyltransferase, whose amino-acid sequence is MKKCETVFFIGSGPGDPELITVKGKRLLEEADVVIYAGSLVNEKVLQYAKKEAALYNSASMTLEQIMKIMKEAANNGKKVARLHTGDPTLYSALREQADILERAEIPYEVIPGVSSAFASAAALKQELTMPEVTQTVIFTRLEGNTAVPEREGLAELAGHQATMCIFLSVGMIEKVVEELRQGYPEDTPVAVVYRAAWKDEKIVRGTLKDIAAKVKKAKIARQAMIIVGKTLGQGARGKGRRSKLYDKNFEHGYRKKEKLRGDD
- a CDS encoding XRE family transcriptional regulator, which produces MKEPIIKSSGNVFLDLGFPPEEAAILQMRSNIMADLRKVIKNKKMTQAKAAEILGVSQSRVSDLIRGKWEKFSLEMLIALATKAGLRISLKMAA
- the cobI gene encoding precorrin-2 C(20)-methyltransferase, which gives rise to MSVSKLPLGVLYGVGVGPGDPELLTLKAVRVLSGTKVIAIPKSKGDADSMALSVIEKAVDLKDKEILELLLPMTKDKGILAKARKDAAFLVCERLKQGQDIACITIGDPLFYSTFSYLIPLVADLLPDIAIKIIPGVSSINAAAGSALLPIAEADERVAVIPATYEGDGLKEMIKNFDTVILIKVNKVMEKVLKILDELHLKNRAVFVSRAGWPEETVIRNLDSLREMKLDYFSLVIIKK
- the cbiE gene encoding precorrin-6y C5,15-methyltransferase (decarboxylating) subunit CbiE encodes the protein MIYIIGIGVEGRTSLSRRALKLIEGAGMLIGGRRHLACFPEFKREKVVIGSNLDEVAKILNPKSKIRNPKSAVVLASGDPNFFGIADFIIKRLGKDAVEIIPNVSTMQYAFAKIKENWNDARFFSLHGRGKVRSQKDIIDEIACHNKVGIFTDPDNTPSKIARALIDKGIKDYKVYVCEDLGTDNEKITEGTLGRIAKKSFSPLNVMMLLMGQVSGVRSQNLSCPGSFGIPDTEFSHSKGMITKEEIRVISLAKLKLKADSILWDIGAGSGSLSIEAAMLAKDGKVFAVEKEKERVIHIEKNKNKFKTANLEIIRKKAPDGFKNLPVPDAVFIGGGGRDIGKILEVCSKRIKRYGRIVVNAITIETLAAAAHFFETSGWNMETVSVNIAKTKDVADSHLFNAHNPVFIIVGEKP
- the cbiD gene encoding cobalt-precorrin-5B (C(1))-methyltransferase CbiD, which encodes MYFRDIVEDKQKKCLRKGYTTGACAAAAGKAAAIAFLTGKKVKEVQITLPLGQTVKLPVHRCKIEKDSAAASIIKDAGDDPDVTNGAEIVAEVATSAISNFKFQISNFKRAFQFTINSSQFTVYGGSGIGIVTKPGLAVKVGEPAINPVPRKMIEDAIRDVLMHFPLPASHFQIIISVPNGEEIAKKTMSARLGIIGGISILGTTGIVEPVSLSAYRNSITCAIDVAMASGCKEIVFSTGRSSEKVAEKELKLPEETFILVGDHMGFALKKIGVRGQGSGVRKVTIAGQFGKFSKLAAGHFETHCSDSSVELEFIASLVKDAGAKEDIIETIKSANTARQVFFILKEQGLENVLKIVCKKTQSNAKKIVDSTVDIGCMLMGYNNEVVERV
- a CDS encoding carbohydrate porin, which gives rise to MKKIFIIVAVVLFTVWDHSAMAESQESNKAGDMSIEELKTRVGKIEDMLKEQEVVDGLGHKLHPIHSIYGLKISGGLTITGQGVMRHKGANQHSAGAISADIALESPVGKDGMAVGVLNFQRGPGLQNLPAFFTSPNGNTTGANADIESFNNDHAHVTQFYYEHNIAQNLAASIGQLDITGYFDANEFANNERTQFLANLFVNNPIIEFGGSADFYSPGIRLTYGPAESMDITLGVFEGNGDYVDMFDKSFYIAEVNFKLKPADREGNYRIYYWNRQGRDSVINSANPNDANLLKAENKGAGLSMDQTITDAVGVWLRAGIQREKVAQFDRHISGGVNITGEIFGRENDTIGLGYGMTLMGKDYKDYKKSVSPDFESGAEHYLELYYNISVADAQQNKGFHISPDIQYVMNPGGDANAAKLFIYGIRLQTFF